From a region of the Methanoculleus receptaculi genome:
- the cofE gene encoding coenzyme F420-0:L-glutamate ligase, translating to MTPPSFSVYGIATPLIYPGDDVAERFLESVGRSGAGGFKTGDVLAVAESALATAEGRVVSLASVEPSEEALRLARDYVMDAHLAEVVLRESDRVVGGIPGFLLCMKNGTLLPNAGIDASNAPAGSVVLLPLDPDASAARIRSAIAERTGADLGVIIVDSRTHAMRLGCSGVAIGCSGIPSVIDERGRKDLFGRELQVTKRAVADCIASAAELVMGEADECVPAAVIRGIGLPIGDYNGVATIDASECLFMGVALHADPSLLVDGKREP from the coding sequence ATGACGCCTCCATCTTTCTCGGTCTACGGGATCGCGACCCCGCTGATCTACCCGGGGGATGATGTAGCGGAGAGGTTCCTTGAGTCCGTGGGGCGGTCGGGCGCGGGGGGGTTTAAGACCGGTGATGTTCTGGCGGTTGCGGAATCGGCGCTGGCAACCGCGGAGGGGCGGGTCGTGAGTCTCGCCAGCGTCGAGCCTTCAGAAGAGGCGCTACGACTCGCCCGGGATTACGTGATGGACGCCCATCTCGCCGAGGTGGTGCTCCGGGAGAGCGACCGGGTCGTTGGCGGGATACCCGGGTTCCTGCTCTGCATGAAGAACGGGACGCTCCTCCCAAACGCGGGGATCGACGCCTCAAACGCTCCAGCCGGTTCGGTTGTTCTCCTGCCCCTCGACCCTGACGCCTCGGCGGCACGGATACGATCCGCGATCGCTGAACGGACGGGGGCCGATCTGGGTGTCATCATTGTCGATTCCCGGACGCACGCGATGCGGCTTGGCTGCAGTGGGGTTGCAATCGGGTGTTCGGGGATCCCATCGGTGATAGATGAGCGCGGGAGAAAGGATCTATTCGGCCGCGAGCTCCAGGTCACAAAAAGGGCGGTTGCGGACTGTATAGCCTCGGCCGCTGAACTCGTGATGGGGGAGGCTGATGAATGTGTTCCGGCGGCAGTTATACGGGGGATCGGCCTCCCCATCGGCGACTACAACGGGGTTGCTACCATAGACGCTTCAGAGTGCCTCTTCATGGGGGTTGCGCTTCACGCCGACCCGTCCCTTCTCGTCGATGGCAAGAGAGAACCCTGA
- the cofC gene encoding 2-phospho-L-lactate guanylyltransferase gives MYFHALIPFKPVNPKTRLSCILNQEEREAFARMMLEDVIAAVQKSGCSATLLCTHPFKHDNVLIAVRTEPLNDAINWALRQFHCPALIIMADIPLVTAGDIQRLIRTEKDMAIVPGRGGGTNVIFLKKPQCFHADFYGASFLDHLRVAEECGLSVDVIDSFRMSTDIDEKEDLVEILIHGKGRKSREYLENSGFSLAIDEKGRVGVKRNPHEEAL, from the coding sequence ATGTACTTCCACGCGCTCATCCCTTTCAAGCCCGTGAACCCGAAGACGCGCCTATCCTGCATCTTAAACCAGGAAGAGCGGGAGGCGTTCGCCCGGATGATGCTTGAAGACGTGATCGCCGCCGTGCAGAAGTCCGGGTGCAGCGCCACCCTGCTCTGCACCCACCCCTTCAAACACGACAACGTGCTCATCGCCGTCCGGACGGAACCCCTCAACGATGCCATCAACTGGGCGCTCCGTCAGTTCCACTGCCCCGCGCTCATCATCATGGCCGACATACCTCTGGTCACGGCCGGGGATATCCAGCGTTTGATCCGGACGGAGAAGGATATGGCCATCGTCCCCGGCCGCGGTGGAGGAACGAACGTGATCTTCCTCAAGAAACCTCAGTGCTTCCACGCCGACTTCTACGGTGCGAGTTTCCTTGACCACCTGCGGGTTGCAGAAGAGTGCGGGTTATCCGTCGATGTCATCGACTCCTTCCGGATGTCCACCGATATCGACGAGAAAGAGGATCTCGTAGAGATCCTCATCCACGGAAAAGGGAGAAAGAGCAGAGAGTACCTGGAGAACTCAGGGTTCTCTCTTGCCATCGACGAGAAGGGACGGGTCGGCGTGAAGCGCAACCCCCATGAAGAGGCACTCTGA
- the cofG gene encoding 7,8-didemethyl-8-hydroxy-5-deazariboflavin synthase CofG, whose amino-acid sequence MHRRVITFSRNAFLPLTTVCANHCGYCSFRTPVQEGCIMPPGEAIRTLEASAALGCTEALFTFGERPGLVPGFSAMLERFGYHDILDYVYDLSLEAIRCGLLPHTNAGILTYQELSRLRTVNASMGLMLETTADVPAHRNSPGKDPAVRIDMIENAGKLSIPFTTGILLGIGETMDDREESLRVICDLHRRYGHIQEVIVQNFCPKPGTPMADAAVPGTDEICATISLAREILPPDVAVQIPPNLVDASCLIGCGVSDLGGISPLTIDYVNPEHPWPQIEELKRIVGDAELRERLCIYPQYIERGWYPPLLEPLIRHLSERIAASSRGEGA is encoded by the coding sequence ATGCACCGCCGCGTCATAACCTTCTCAAGGAACGCGTTTCTCCCGCTGACAACGGTCTGTGCAAATCACTGCGGCTACTGCTCTTTCCGCACCCCGGTTCAGGAAGGCTGCATCATGCCGCCCGGGGAAGCGATCAGGACGCTTGAGGCTAGCGCCGCCCTCGGCTGCACCGAGGCGCTCTTCACCTTCGGCGAACGTCCCGGCCTCGTCCCGGGGTTCTCCGCGATGCTCGAACGGTTCGGCTACCATGACATCCTGGACTACGTCTACGACCTCTCCCTCGAGGCCATAAGATGCGGCCTTTTGCCGCACACGAACGCCGGGATCCTCACGTACCAGGAACTCAGCCGGCTCCGAACCGTCAACGCCAGCATGGGGCTGATGCTCGAGACGACCGCCGACGTCCCTGCGCACCGCAACTCCCCGGGGAAGGATCCGGCGGTGAGGATTGATATGATCGAGAACGCCGGGAAACTCTCTATCCCGTTCACGACCGGCATCCTGCTCGGGATCGGCGAGACGATGGACGACCGTGAGGAGTCGCTCCGTGTCATCTGTGACCTCCACCGGCGTTACGGCCACATCCAAGAGGTGATCGTCCAGAACTTCTGCCCCAAACCCGGTACACCGATGGCGGATGCAGCGGTGCCGGGCACTGACGAGATCTGCGCGACGATATCCCTTGCCAGGGAGATCCTGCCGCCGGACGTGGCCGTGCAGATACCCCCTAACCTCGTCGACGCATCCTGTCTGATCGGGTGCGGGGTCAGCGACCTCGGCGGAATCTCCCCGCTGACCATAGATTACGTCAACCCCGAGCACCCCTGGCCGCAGATCGAGGAACTCAAACGGATTGTCGGGGACGCCGAACTCCGCGAACGCCTCTGCATATACCCTCAGTACATCGAGAGGGGCTGGTATCCTCCGCTGCTCGAACCGCTGATCCGGCATCTCTCTGAGAGGATTGCCGCCTCCTCTCGGGGTGAGGGGGCATAA
- the purC gene encoding phosphoribosylaminoimidazolesuccinocarboxamide synthase, whose product MKQGDLLHSGKAKSVYRTDDPGVYIMKFRDDITAFDGEKKDTLCGKGVYNAEVSSFFFRYLEEHGIRTHYLESTEPGTMAVRALEMIPLEVIVRNIAAGSLVRKYPFREGEPLDPPVIIIDYKSDALHDPMLNDDLVFALHLATPEELDLIKATALAINEILREYLDARGITLVDFKLEFGRDNGDIVVGDEISMDSMRLWEKETGASLDKDVYRFSKGDVMETYAAAARRILSPSGGETA is encoded by the coding sequence ATGAAACAGGGTGACCTGCTCCACAGTGGGAAGGCTAAATCCGTCTACCGCACCGACGACCCCGGGGTCTACATAATGAAGTTCCGGGACGACATAACGGCATTCGACGGGGAGAAGAAAGACACACTTTGCGGCAAGGGGGTATACAACGCTGAGGTCTCGTCCTTCTTCTTCAGATACCTGGAAGAACACGGGATACGGACGCATTACCTGGAGAGCACCGAACCCGGCACCATGGCGGTGCGTGCGCTTGAGATGATCCCTCTCGAGGTGATTGTGAGGAACATCGCGGCCGGGTCTCTCGTGCGCAAATACCCCTTCAGGGAGGGCGAACCGCTCGACCCGCCGGTGATAATCATCGACTACAAGAGCGACGCCCTCCACGACCCGATGCTGAACGATGACCTGGTCTTTGCTCTCCATCTTGCCACACCCGAGGAACTCGACCTGATCAAGGCCACAGCGCTCGCAATAAACGAGATACTCCGGGAATACCTTGATGCGCGCGGGATCACCCTTGTCGATTTCAAACTCGAGTTCGGCCGCGACAACGGGGATATCGTCGTTGGCGACGAGATCAGCATGGACTCGATGAGGCTCTGGGAAAAAGAGACCGGAGCCTCTCTCGATAAGGATGTTTACCGGTTCAGCAAGGGAGACGTGATGGAGACGTATGCCGCTGCCGCAAGACGCATACTCTCCCCGTCAGGAGGTGAGACTGCATGA
- the purS gene encoding phosphoribosylformylglycinamidine synthase subunit PurS, with the protein MKYTVTITIRLKEGMLNPEARAIQHALKNLGFQTEDLTTARLFRIRLDAPDAAAARETARQMCDRLLANPVIHDYAIEVE; encoded by the coding sequence ATGAAGTATACCGTTACCATAACCATCCGACTGAAAGAGGGGATGCTCAACCCTGAGGCGCGTGCCATCCAGCACGCCCTCAAGAACCTGGGGTTCCAGACTGAAGACCTGACCACAGCACGACTCTTCCGGATCAGGCTCGATGCTCCTGATGCAGCGGCGGCCCGGGAGACAGCCCGGCAGATGTGCGACCGGCTCCTGGCAAACCCTGTAATCCACGATTATGCGATCGAGGTCGAGTAA
- the purQ gene encoding phosphoribosylformylglycinamidine synthase I, with translation MRFAVVQFGGSNCDRDVCHVLTDVCGVDTDLVWYKDGLSRSYDAVVLPGGFSYGDYLRPGAIAARTPIMADVIRHAKTGGLVLGICNGAQIASEAGLVPGVFTLNTYPKFISRHVHLSVENTTSPFTMLYRKGEVIRIPIAHAEGRYVAPLMEIARLNREKRVAFRFCDEHGNVGPESNPNGSTESITGILSEGGNVLAMMPHPERASEAVLGSEDGVKIFNSMVAYIEEYGRRSPARKEKRA, from the coding sequence ATGAGGTTTGCTGTTGTGCAGTTCGGCGGCAGCAACTGCGACCGGGACGTATGCCATGTCCTTACCGATGTCTGCGGCGTCGATACCGACCTCGTCTGGTACAAGGACGGGCTCAGCCGTTCCTACGACGCCGTGGTGCTGCCGGGTGGGTTCTCCTACGGCGATTACCTCCGGCCGGGAGCGATCGCCGCGAGAACCCCGATCATGGCCGATGTCATCAGGCACGCAAAGACCGGGGGCCTGGTGCTCGGTATCTGCAACGGCGCCCAGATTGCCTCGGAGGCCGGGCTGGTGCCCGGGGTCTTCACGCTTAACACCTACCCGAAGTTCATCTCGCGGCACGTCCACCTCAGTGTCGAGAACACCACCTCGCCGTTCACGATGCTCTACCGGAAAGGGGAGGTGATCAGGATACCGATCGCACATGCGGAGGGTCGTTACGTCGCCCCGCTGATGGAGATTGCAAGACTGAACCGCGAGAAACGGGTCGCGTTCAGGTTCTGCGACGAACACGGGAACGTGGGACCGGAGAGCAACCCGAACGGCTCGACTGAGAGTATCACCGGCATACTGTCAGAGGGCGGAAACGTCCTCGCGATGATGCCGCATCCCGAGCGCGCAAGCGAGGCGGTGCTCGGGTCAGAGGACGGGGTCAAAATCTTTAACTCGATGGTAGCCTATATCGAAGAGTACGGGAGAAGAAGCCCCGCGCGAAAGGAGAAGAGGGCATGA
- a CDS encoding ferredoxin-thioredoxin reductase catalytic domain-containing protein gives MTESNIENEHNRAKEYAKERGYILNPDERQLETVLRGLARNKERFGAAYCPCRLRSGDPEKDRIIICPCIYHEQEIEEQGFCHCRLFFKKKSE, from the coding sequence ATGACTGAAAGTAATATCGAAAATGAGCATAACAGGGCAAAGGAATACGCAAAGGAGAGGGGCTACATCTTAAATCCCGATGAAAGACAGCTTGAGACCGTTCTCCGCGGGCTTGCCAGGAACAAGGAACGGTTCGGGGCGGCATACTGCCCCTGCAGGCTCAGGAGCGGGGACCCCGAGAAAGACCGGATCATCATCTGCCCCTGCATCTACCACGAGCAGGAGATAGAGGAACAGGGGTTCTGCCACTGCAGGCTTTTCTTCAAGAAGAAGTCCGAATAA
- a CDS encoding ABC1 kinase family protein, with translation MVTRFRRYRQIADVLVKYGFGILVEEVIPGAERLQALRKRPQEKRSIYERIRLAIEELGPTYIKFGQIMSTRRELLPPELIEELQRLQDRVAPLPFEEIRPVIMEYCGNLEDCFDLIEEEPAAAASLSQVHRAVLRGGRVVALKVQRPGIVDLIETDLLILQSLAARLESMFPDLQVYNAVGMVEEFAIQIRRELDFTQDGMNAERLRRNLRDVPGIRIPRIYWNLSGPRMLVMDYVEGVRIDDLEAIRAMGVSPVEIAEIGFYAYVKQIFVDGFFHGDPHAGNLLVTRQGEIAVLDYGIFGVIRPEKRKVFVDLLLSLSRTDVDGVLAALGGLGVRIRREDVDSVKDDLYLILLDYRETKLKRVNFAFAIRGLTDTLRRYHIRVPSSLMLIMKVIVMVMDLGVRLDPDFNFDHRIRPYLTDIAARQRFSMETLEGAVRSLAGAADGLLALPANVNEALRTLSEGTIKFGIDDRDLRQISGIVDRTSDKLLVGLVVAAIVVGSSLVIGVADVPIPESISVVATLGYIVAVLIGFYAVYDAFRHRRTLKQQK, from the coding sequence ATGGTCACGCGGTTCCGGCGGTACCGCCAGATAGCAGATGTGCTGGTCAAATACGGGTTCGGGATCCTGGTAGAGGAGGTTATTCCGGGGGCCGAACGGCTTCAGGCGCTCCGGAAACGTCCGCAGGAGAAACGATCGATCTACGAGCGTATCCGGCTTGCCATCGAGGAACTGGGGCCGACTTACATCAAGTTCGGCCAGATCATGAGCACCCGGCGTGAACTGCTCCCGCCCGAGTTGATCGAGGAGCTGCAGAGGCTCCAGGACCGGGTTGCGCCGCTGCCGTTTGAGGAGATCCGGCCGGTGATCATGGAGTACTGCGGGAACCTGGAGGACTGTTTCGACCTGATCGAGGAGGAGCCGGCAGCGGCGGCATCCCTCTCACAGGTGCACCGCGCTGTCCTGAGGGGCGGCCGCGTCGTTGCCCTCAAGGTGCAGCGCCCCGGGATAGTCGACCTGATCGAGACCGACCTCCTGATCCTGCAGTCGCTTGCGGCCAGGCTGGAATCGATGTTCCCGGACCTCCAGGTCTACAACGCTGTGGGGATGGTGGAGGAGTTTGCAATCCAGATCCGGCGTGAACTGGACTTCACCCAGGACGGGATGAACGCGGAGCGGCTAAGGCGGAACTTGAGAGACGTTCCGGGCATCAGGATACCCCGGATCTACTGGAACCTCTCCGGCCCCCGGATGCTTGTGATGGACTACGTCGAGGGTGTCAGGATCGATGATCTGGAGGCCATACGCGCCATGGGCGTCTCCCCCGTAGAGATCGCTGAGATTGGGTTTTACGCCTACGTCAAGCAGATCTTTGTCGATGGGTTCTTTCACGGCGACCCCCACGCGGGCAACCTGCTGGTGACCCGGCAGGGCGAGATCGCTGTCCTGGATTACGGTATATTTGGTGTCATCCGGCCGGAGAAGAGGAAGGTCTTTGTGGATCTCCTCCTCTCGTTGAGCAGGACAGATGTTGACGGGGTGCTTGCCGCGCTCGGAGGTCTTGGCGTTCGGATCAGGCGGGAGGACGTAGATAGCGTAAAAGACGACCTCTACCTGATCCTGCTGGATTATCGGGAGACGAAACTGAAGCGGGTGAACTTTGCGTTCGCGATCCGGGGGCTGACCGATACCCTCCGGCGGTACCATATCCGGGTGCCGTCGAGCCTGATGCTGATAATGAAGGTGATCGTTATGGTTATGGATCTCGGGGTCAGGCTGGACCCGGACTTCAACTTCGATCACCGGATCCGGCCGTACCTGACGGATATTGCCGCAAGGCAGCGGTTCTCCATGGAAACTCTGGAGGGTGCGGTGCGGTCGCTTGCAGGCGCGGCTGATGGCCTGCTTGCCCTCCCGGCGAACGTCAACGAGGCGCTTCGGACGCTCTCTGAGGGGACGATCAAGTTCGGGATAGATGACCGCGACCTCCGTCAGATCAGCGGCATCGTCGACCGGACGAGCGACAAACTCCTCGTTGGGCTTGTGGTGGCAGCGATCGTTGTGGGCTCGTCGCTGGTGATAGGGGTGGCCGACGTCCCCATACCAGAGTCGATCTCGGTTGTTGCGACGCTTGGCTATATCGTCGCGGTTTTGATCGGGTTCTACGCGGTTTACGATGCTTTCAGGCACAGAAGAACGCTAAAGCAGCAGAAGTGA
- a CDS encoding MFS transporter translates to MAADTKPVWALSAAHLVTDLYSPVLPAILPLLIAEQGYSFLLAGLIVTVYNLTSSFLQPVAGWLYDNKGFAIHISITVLISATFISFVGLLGNYYLIIASVTIAAFGHALFHPSALGTVSRLTRDAVRGRVTSYFVIGGNLGYALGPICAGAVVGLMGLPGLVVLAVPGILMSAVLRRILPTPDRREGARPAAAPVARTSYRAIALMVAASGLRAWAIFGSVAYLPTVLTLRGFDLVTANLLVSGMLISGVVGQVVGGSLSDRYGRKDCTILGLMAAIPPFLVFLTAGGAISLVALMVFGFALWSTFAVSVAMAHEIAPANVGLVSGLMLGLSVGVGGLGVALTGLISDLTSLEVGLVTIPLAIVLSVLLFLAVPYPWKSFSRGGSRSPIH, encoded by the coding sequence GTGGCTGCCGATACAAAACCGGTCTGGGCGCTCTCCGCCGCCCATCTTGTGACCGACCTCTACTCGCCGGTCCTCCCTGCAATCCTCCCTCTCCTGATCGCAGAGCAGGGCTACTCCTTCCTCCTTGCAGGGCTGATAGTCACCGTCTACAACCTGACCTCGTCTTTCCTGCAGCCGGTTGCAGGCTGGCTCTACGACAACAAGGGGTTTGCCATCCATATCAGCATCACGGTCCTTATCAGTGCGACGTTCATATCCTTCGTCGGTCTGCTCGGGAACTACTACCTGATCATCGCCTCGGTCACCATCGCGGCGTTCGGGCACGCCCTCTTCCACCCGAGCGCCTTGGGGACGGTCAGCCGCCTGACCCGGGACGCCGTCCGCGGCCGGGTCACCTCCTACTTTGTGATCGGCGGGAACCTCGGTTACGCGCTGGGCCCCATCTGTGCCGGGGCGGTCGTCGGGCTGATGGGGTTGCCGGGGCTTGTTGTCCTGGCCGTCCCCGGCATACTGATGTCGGCGGTTCTGCGGCGCATCCTCCCCACCCCCGACCGCCGCGAGGGAGCCCGGCCCGCCGCCGCACCGGTTGCCCGGACATCCTATCGGGCGATCGCGCTCATGGTCGCGGCCTCGGGTCTCCGTGCCTGGGCAATCTTCGGGTCTGTTGCCTACCTCCCAACCGTCCTCACCCTGCGGGGGTTCGACCTCGTGACCGCGAACCTCCTGGTCTCGGGGATGCTGATATCCGGGGTCGTCGGCCAGGTTGTCGGGGGCTCGCTCTCTGACCGCTACGGCCGCAAGGACTGCACCATCCTCGGCCTCATGGCCGCCATCCCACCGTTCCTGGTCTTCCTCACGGCGGGCGGAGCGATCTCGCTCGTCGCGCTGATGGTCTTCGGGTTCGCCCTCTGGTCGACGTTTGCGGTCAGCGTGGCGATGGCGCACGAGATCGCCCCTGCAAACGTCGGCCTGGTCTCCGGGCTGATGCTCGGTCTCTCTGTCGGTGTGGGCGGACTCGGCGTTGCGCTCACCGGCCTGATCTCCGATCTGACCTCGCTTGAGGTGGGGCTTGTGACGATCCCGCTTGCAATCGTCCTCTCGGTGCTGCTATTCCTTGCCGTCCCATACCCCTGGAAGTCGTTCTCGCGGGGCGGTTCCCGCTCACCAATCCATTAA
- a CDS encoding METTL5 family protein yields MNLRHLEMELERLEGFERPTSRLEQYGTPAPVAARLLHHAAMQGAIEGRRVVDLGCGTGILGCGAALLGASAVTGLDIDPAAVAAARRNADRLGLDIEFVVADVRDSGLDWGRFACDTVVMNPPFGAQKVHADRPFIDRALEIAGEVYGIFNQGSAAFVAAYTEGRAVVVEVIRCRFPMRRTFAHHRSDRMDITVEAIHLRRRI; encoded by the coding sequence ATGAACCTGCGCCATCTCGAGATGGAACTCGAACGCCTGGAGGGGTTCGAGCGGCCGACCTCGCGGCTTGAGCAGTACGGGACTCCGGCTCCGGTGGCTGCCCGTCTCCTCCACCACGCCGCCATGCAGGGGGCGATCGAGGGGAGGAGGGTCGTTGACCTCGGCTGCGGAACGGGGATCCTGGGCTGCGGCGCGGCGCTCCTCGGGGCGTCGGCCGTGACAGGTCTTGATATAGACCCGGCAGCGGTGGCCGCAGCCCGGCGGAACGCCGACCGGCTCGGCCTGGATATCGAGTTCGTTGTGGCCGACGTACGCGACAGTGGTCTTGACTGGGGTCGGTTTGCCTGCGATACCGTTGTTATGAACCCGCCGTTTGGGGCGCAGAAGGTTCATGCCGACCGGCCGTTCATCGACAGGGCGCTTGAAATTGCCGGCGAGGTCTACGGCATCTTCAACCAGGGGTCGGCAGCGTTTGTGGCCGCGTATACGGAGGGTCGGGCGGTTGTGGTGGAGGTGATCCGCTGCAGGTTTCCAATGAGGCGGACGTTCGCCCATCACCGCAGCGACCGCATGGATATCACGGTTGAGGCCATACATTTAAGAAGAAGGATCTGA
- the dph2 gene encoding diphthamide biosynthesis enzyme Dph2 produces MIPISDLIEQLRSRGARRVALQFPAGLAREAPGTSAALRDAGFEVIVSGDACYGGCDLALDALAYADVLVHFGHAPVEERPDVVYEPVRIDFDLSVLESVVPLLKARRIGLVTTIQHVHLLDGVAAFLREHGVEAVVAAGDGRTPVPGQVLGCNFAAARATGADEILFVGTGVFHPIGIRLSTRARVVALDPFTGQAGVVDADRLVRRRAALMEKARDAANYGIILSSRSGQRRLDLARRLVGLSEKAFLVVMREVSPDALLDLGFEAYVNTACPRLAYDDQVRFPVPVLAPPEFEILCGARSLDDYTIDEYLAP; encoded by the coding sequence TTGATACCTATCTCTGATCTCATCGAGCAACTCCGCAGCCGCGGGGCCCGGAGGGTCGCCCTCCAGTTCCCCGCGGGACTTGCCAGAGAGGCGCCGGGGACATCTGCCGCGCTCCGGGATGCGGGGTTTGAGGTGATCGTCAGCGGGGACGCCTGTTACGGCGGCTGCGACCTCGCACTCGACGCCCTGGCGTATGCCGACGTCCTGGTCCACTTCGGCCACGCACCGGTGGAGGAGCGTCCTGATGTGGTCTACGAGCCAGTTAGGATCGATTTCGATCTCAGCGTGCTCGAGAGTGTTGTTCCCCTCCTCAAAGCCCGCCGCATCGGTCTTGTCACCACCATCCAGCACGTCCATCTGCTCGACGGGGTGGCGGCATTCCTCCGGGAGCATGGGGTCGAGGCGGTGGTCGCCGCGGGGGACGGCCGGACACCGGTCCCGGGCCAGGTGCTCGGCTGCAACTTCGCGGCAGCACGGGCGACGGGGGCGGACGAGATCCTGTTTGTCGGGACGGGGGTGTTCCACCCCATCGGTATCCGGCTTTCGACCCGTGCCAGGGTTGTCGCGCTTGACCCCTTCACCGGCCAGGCAGGGGTGGTCGATGCCGACCGGCTGGTCCGGCGCCGCGCCGCTCTTATGGAGAAGGCGCGGGACGCTGCAAACTACGGGATCATCCTCAGCAGCAGGAGCGGCCAGAGGCGGCTTGACCTGGCCCGACGGCTCGTCGGCCTCTCGGAGAAGGCGTTCCTGGTCGTTATGCGCGAGGTCTCGCCCGATGCTCTCCTCGATCTCGGGTTTGAGGCCTACGTGAACACCGCATGCCCACGTCTTGCCTACGATGACCAGGTCAGGTTCCCCGTCCCGGTGCTGGCGCCGCCGGAGTTTGAGATCCTCTGCGGCGCGCGATCGCTGGACGATTACACAATCGACGAGTATCTCGCGCCATGA
- the hpt gene encoding hypoxanthine/guanine phosphoribosyltransferase, with protein sequence MLERLIHSLETSPVMKRGDYNYFIHPITDGVPLLEPALLREIGCTMVRVLDLSGVDKIVVCEAMGIHIGVTLSLMTDIPLVVVRKRSYGLPGEVAVHQTTAYSKGELYLNGVGAGDRVVLIDDVCSTGGTLRALISALGQVGAGIADVCVVIGRGDADIGRPCKMLVRVEVSPDRVRVVDTYL encoded by the coding sequence ATGCTTGAACGGCTGATTCATTCTCTGGAGACGTCTCCCGTCATGAAGCGGGGAGACTACAACTACTTCATCCACCCGATCACCGACGGGGTGCCGCTCCTTGAGCCCGCACTCCTTCGTGAGATCGGGTGCACCATGGTGCGGGTCCTTGACCTATCGGGGGTCGACAAGATCGTCGTCTGCGAGGCGATGGGGATCCATATCGGTGTCACCCTCTCGCTTATGACCGATATTCCGCTGGTGGTCGTCCGGAAACGATCTTACGGTCTCCCCGGCGAGGTCGCTGTCCACCAGACCACAGCCTACTCGAAGGGGGAACTCTACCTGAACGGTGTCGGCGCCGGCGACCGGGTTGTGCTAATCGACGACGTCTGCAGCACGGGGGGAACGCTCCGCGCCCTCATCAGCGCTCTCGGGCAGGTGGGTGCCGGGATCGCCGACGTCTGTGTCGTCATCGGCCGGGGCGATGCGGATATCGGCCGGCCGTGCAAGATGCTGGTCAGGGTCGAGGTATCCCCGGATCGGGTGCGTGTTGTTGATACCTATCTCTGA